The genomic window ATGTCAACGGCAGCGTCGTCATGAAGGAGCTCAAGCAGCCCTGGAGCAACTGGCAGTCGATGTCCGCGAGGATCCAGCTCGCCCCGGACGACCCGTTGCGCGACAACCCGCTTTACGGCCAGGTCATCGGCGCGGAGCGGCTGGAGCTGACCGTGAAGGGGCTCGTCTCCCGGTGGACCGCGGCGCGGCTCTCGGCGGTAGTCGACGACGGCGTGGTGACCCACCCCGACCATCTGCTGCGGCAGTTGTTCACCACCACGACGGTCAACCTCGCCAGTACGTCCACGCAGAGCGCGACGGTCGCGTCCGGCGGCCGAGATCTGAGCCTGCCCCTGGGCTTCTGGCTGAACGCCGACGCCCTGCTCAACGATCTCGGTCTGCCGGTGAGCACGGGGACCGTGCCGTCCGCGCCGGCGTCCTTGTACGCGGACAGCCTCAAGGCCCTCGGCTTCCGGCTGGAGGAACAGGTGAGCGACTTCTCGCAGCCGGGTGACACGTTCTTCGCCTTCGTCGTCCCGGAGGCCTCGTACGAGGACAACGACGTGGTGCGGCAGTTGGTTGAGCAGAACCTCGTACCGGCCAGATTCGCGGCCTGCGCGCTGATGGTGGACTTCACCAACCCGGTCTTCAGCCCGGCTCGCGCCCGGCTGATGAGCCATGTGCCCACCGCGCCCGTGCCGGCCTCGACCTGGTGCGACGACATCGCCGCGGCCGTCGTCGCCGCCGCGCGGACCAGGCCCGCCGACAGTCCCGAAGCCGAGTTCTCCCGCAACTGGGCGCTCCCCGAAGCCGATTGGCGCGACGTCTTCGCCCAGCGCGTGGACGTGTACCTGGAGAAGGTCGCGGCACGACTCCGTACGGCCTCGGGATTCGACGAGTTCACCAGGCTGGCGGAGTCGCGCCGCCGCGTGTTCAAGGAGATGAGGCTCAACGAGTTCGCGCTCACCCTGCCGACGACCGACATCCCCGCCGACGCACCCAGGCTGCGCATGCACGAGGACGGCACCGTCGGTGTCGTGACCACCGGAGGATCTCCATGACCGCCATCACCGTGTACGGGCCTCCCGGCCGGCTCACCGACCTCGACGACGTCGGGACGAAGGCGTGGCACGTCTTCATCAGCGACAGTGTCGACCATGCGATCACCGGGCCGGACCCGGCCGAGGTGCTGCACAACGGCCCCCGGCAGCAGTTCTACAACCTCACCAAGACGGACACCGCTGCTGACGCCGTCCAGGCGGCAGTCACCTGGACCGCGTTCCCCAACCGACTGAAGTCCGCGATCTCGGACCGGCAGCGCTGGCAACGCGCCGACGCCAGCCGCGACGTACAGGACGAGTACTGCGAGTGGAGCGTGACCCGCGACGGCACCGGGAGGATCACCCGCACCACCTTCACCTGCGAGGGCCCCGAGTACTGGGACGTGCTCGCGCAGACCAACCCGGAGAAGGCCCTCGACCTCTACCGCGCCCACATCGGTCCGGCCGTCGAGAAGAGCGACCTCTTCGGCCCGAACGGCCGGTACATCCGTCGCAACAAGTGGAACGACTCCACGACCCAGGGGGCGATGCACCTCATCCAGCAGTCCAACACCCTCGGCGCCGAGATCGAACTCGCCGCGGCCGCCACCATCCGGCGCGTCATCGGCGGCCGGGAACTCACGGGCGCCCAGGAACTCATCGCCTGCGCCAAGTACGGCGTGCCGGACCGCAACAGTGACCCGCACATCGGCGAGGTGGTCAACTCGATCGCCCGGCAGAGGGCGGACATCGCGCTCAGCGACCCGGTGGGGATCTACTTCGACGACCTGGCCACCGACGGTTGGCGCGCTCCCGACGGCTCCGATCCGAAGAGCTTCTGGACCTTCGAACGCGGCGCCGCCGGCTTCCCGGTACGCGCGGTCTACGAGGTGCCCGCGGACCGGGACTTCGCCGTGGGCGACATCACCATCGGCGGCAGACCCATCGAGTTCGGCGCCCAGATCGCCGACTTCGTCACCGTGAAACTCATGGCCACCGCCTGCCGTCTGGGCCGGAGCGAGGTCCGGCCGCGGACCTCCTGCGTGGAGCTCGTGGCGGGCGACGACGTCGCGCCGGGCGCCTTCTCCCCCGCCGCGTTCTCCGCGCACGGCTACCTCGGGCCCCACCCCGACCAGGCATCACGCAGCACACGGCTCGTGGCGTAGCGCGCCGTACACCACCTACACCGCCACACACGGGAGGCGGACCCATGACAACGGCGGAACTCTTCGCCCATACGGAATCCGACTACCTGTCACAGCTGACGAGGGCCGCGGAACGCTATGCGAACCGGACCGGCGAGCGGGAGCGCACCCGAGAGCTGCTCCGGACACGTGGTGTGCTGTACGCCGATGAACCGGAGCGGGTCGACAAGCGGCTGGCCCGCCTCGGTGCCGACTGGTCGCTGGCCAGGGCGATCGAACGGGAGCCGTCGGAGCCGGTGACCGCGGCCGGAAGCACCCTGCGGCTGCCGCCGGAGAACTTCGGCAGCGACGTGCTGGGCCTGGAGCGCCTCATCGGGCGCAACAACCTCACTCCGGTCGCGTTCCTGGAGGAGGGCGCCCTCGTCTCCCGCTCGGTCGGCCGGATCACCATCAGCGGCCCCGGGGCCGGCCACGGCACCGGTTTCCTGGTGTCCCCCTCCCTCCTGCTCACCAACAACCATGTGCTGGGCAGTCAGGAGGAGGCTCGCCGCAGCGTGGTCGCGTTCTCGCTGCAGGCCGGGATCGACGGGCATCCGCTCACACCGGCGGTGTTCCCGCTGGAGCCGCACCGGTTCTTCGTCACCGACCGCGCACTGGACTTCAGCCTGGTCGCGGTGGCCGAACGCGGGGCGGGGGGCGAGGCGCTCTCCTCCTTCGGCCGGCTGACGCTCAGCGAGGCGCTGGGCAAGGTCGTCATCGGGGAGTTCGTCAACATCATCCAGCACCCCCGGGGCGAGCCCAAGCAGCTCGCGCTGCGCGAGAACCAGGTCGTGGACATCCTCGACCGCTTCATGCACTACGAGTCCGACACCCGTGAGGGTTCGTCGGGTTCGCCGGTCCTCAACGACCAGTGGGAGGTCGTCGCGCTGCACCACTCGGCCGTCCCGAAGACCGACGACGAGGGCCGTCCGCTCAGCGTCGACGGAACCGTCTGGACACCGGACATGGGCGACGACCGGCTGGCGTGGAAGGCCAACGAAGGGGTGCGGATCAGCCGTGTGCTGCGCGCCCTGCACGAGCTCACCCTGACCGGTGCGGCCGCCCGGCTCCGCGACGAGGTGTTCAGCGCCGGGACCACGGCCGGGCCGGCTCCGGCCCCGGTCGAGAGCGTCCCGCCCACGCCCACGCCCTCGGACGACGGGGCAGCAGCGCTTCCGGTACCCGACGGGGCGCGGGCGTACATGACCGACGGCACCGCCCATCTCACCCTCCCGCTGCGGATCAGCGTCGGCCTCGACGCGTCGGCGTTCCCGGTGGCGACCGTCACCGCCCCACCGGCCGGGCTCACGCCCACGGCGCCGCCCCCGGCCCGGCGGCCCGACGTGGCCTTCGCGGTCGAGCGGGACGTCAACGCGGCCCTGGTCAACCACCGGCTCGCGCGGGAACGGCCGTACTACGACCGGGCCGCCGACACCGCCGCCCGCGACGCCTACTACGCGGACATCGGCACCGCCGACGGGGACGCGCTGCGCCGCGCGCTCACCGAACTGCTGACGCGGACGCACAGCCCCCGGCCCAGGTACAAGCCGATCCGGCTCGTCTATCCGTGGGTCGACCTGCACCGGGACGGCCGGCTGCGCAGCATCTACTCCGGAGAGGACTTCTCCGCGGAGGAGTTCATACGGGCGGACGCCGCCGTGGAGGCGGCCCGGATGGCGCGCATCCAGGAACTCTTCCTGCGCGAGGGCACCGCGGGCCCGGCCGAGTTCGAGGCGGAGTTCGACGCGCTGGAGGCGTCGATGCCGTTCAACTGCGAACACGTCGTGCCGCAGTCGTGGTTCCTCAAGAGAGAGCCGATGCGGGGCGACCTGCACCATCTGTTCGCCTGCGAGGTGGGCTGCAACAGCTACCGCGACAACTTCCCCTACTTCGACTTCGCCGACTTCTCCGACTTCGCGGAGGAGATCCGGGACGGCTGCGGGATGCGCGAGGATGTCGGGTTCGAGCCGAAGGCGGGCAAGGGCGCGGTCTCCCGGGCCACCCTGTACTTCCTGCTGCGCTACCCGAAACAGGTCGGCGACACCCCGCGCGAGTTCCCCGAGAACCGGCTGCCGACCCTCCTGGCCTGGCACGTCAACGAGCCGGTGACCGAGTACGAGCTGCACCGCAACGCCGCCATCGCCGAACTGCAGGGCAACCGCAATCCGCTGATAGACCACCCGGACTGGGCCGAGAAGATCGACTTCTCCGGCGTCTGGCCCTGACCACGAGCCCCGCCAAGACGATCACGCCATCGGGGACCGGGTCCCCCGGTGGCGTGATCCGGTCGGTGACCGTTTAGCATATGAGCGCCGCCTAGCTCGAAAGATAAATCTGTGACTGTCAACGAGGACTCGTTCACCAACTGGAAGCACCGCGAGGAGATCGCGGAGTCGATGATCCCGATCATCGGGAAGCTGCACCGCGAGCGGGACGTGACGGTCCTGCTGCACAGCCGCTCCTTGGTGAACAAGTCGGTGGTCAGCATTCTGAAGACCCACCGGTTCGCCCGTCAGATCGCCGGCGTGGAGCTCTCGGTCACCGACACCCTGCCGTTCCTGCAGGCTCTCACCACGCTCGACCTCGGCCCCTCCCAGATCGACATCGGCTTGCTCGCCGAGGTCCACCGGGCCGACGACCGCGGCCTGACGATCGCGGAGTTCACGGCCGAGGCCGTCGCCGGCGCCACGGGTGCCAACAAGATCGAGGGCGGCGAGGGACGCGACGTCGTCCTCTACGGCTTCGGCCGCATCGGCCGCCTCGTCGCCCGCCTGCTGATCGAGAAGGCCGGCTCGGGCAACGGTCTGCGGCTGCGCGCCATCGTGGTGCGCGGGGGCGGCGACCAGGACATCGTCAAGCGCGCCTCGCTGCTGCGCCGGGACTCCATCCACGGCCAGTTCCAGGGCACGATCACCGTCGACGAGGCGAACAGCACGATCGTCGCCAACGGCAACACCATCAAGGTGATCTACGCCAACGACCCGTCCGAGGTCGACTACACGGCGTACGGCATCAAGAACGCCATCCTCATCGACAACACGGGCAAGTGGCGCGACCGTGAGGGCCTGTCGACGCATCTGCGTCCCGGCATCGACAAGGTCGTCCTGACCGCGCCCGGCAAGGGCGACGTCCCGAACATCGTGCACGGCGTCAACCACGACACGATCAAGCCGGACGAGCAGATCCTGTCCTGCGCCTCCTGCACCACCAACGCGATCGTGCCGCCGCTGAAGGCGATGGACGACGAGTTCGGTGTGCTGCGCGGTCACGTGGAGACCGTCCACTCGTTCACCAACGACCAGAACCTGCTGGACAATTACCACAAGTCCGACCGCCGGGGCCGCTCCGCGCCGCTCAACATGGTCATCACCGAGACGGGTGCCGCCTCGGCCGTGGCCAAGGCTCTGCCCGACCTGAAGGCGCCGATCACCGGCAGCTCGATCCGCGTCCCCGTCCCGGACGTGTCGATCGCGATCCTCAGCCTGCGCCTCGGCCGTGAGACCGACCGCGAGGAGGTCCTCGACTACCTCCGCAACGTCTCGCTGACCTCGCCGCTCAAGCGCCAGATCGACTTCACCAACGCCCCCGACTCGGTCTCCAGCGACTTCATCGGCTCCCGCCACGCCTCGATCGTCGACGCCGGCGCCACCAAGGTCGACGGCGACAACGCGATCCTCTACCTCTGGTACGACAACGAGTTCGGCTACTCCTGCCAGGTCATCCGCGTCGTCCAGCACGTCTCGGGGGTCGAGTACCCGACGTACCCGTCTCCGGCGGTCTGATCCACCGGGCCGTACACCCTTGCACCCGTGGGCCGGGCGAGCGATCCGCTCGCCCGGCCCGTGGTGTGATGACGCCGTGAGCCGAGCTTCAGAAGAGTCCAACCGCCGTATGCTCCGGGCCCGGGACGCCATGGACCGCGCCTACGCGCAGCCGCTGGACGTCCCCGCGCTGGCCCGGATCGCCCATGTGTCCGAGGCGCACTTCACGCGCACCTTCCGGGCCACGTTCGGCGAGACTCCGCACCGCTATCTGCAGCGCCGCCGGGTCGAGCGGGCGATGTTCCTGTTGCGGGAGACCGACCGCAGCGTGACGGACATCTGCTTCGAGGTCGGCTTCGGCAGCCCGGGGACCTTCAGCCGGACGTTCCGCGACATCGTCGGCCGGTCACCGAGGGAGTACCGCAAGGAAGCGGTGGCCGTGGCCGTACCGACGTGTTTCGCGAAGGCATGGATGCGACTGAGCGACTGAGGAGCCGACCGGCTGAGCGAGTGAGCAGTTTTGGATAAGTTTTCGTCCGGCCCGCTCGGTAGCGTGATGCCCATGTTCACCGCCATCACGCACTCACAGATCTACGTCCTCGACCAGGACGCGGCCCTCGACTTCTACGTCGGCAAGCTCGGCCTGGAGGTCAACACCGATGTCGACCTGGGCTTCATGCGCTGGCTGACCGTCAACGTGCCCGGCCACCCGGAGCGCCAGATCCTGCTGGAGAAGCCGGGACCCCCGGCACTGTCCGAGGAGACGGCGGAGCAGGTCCGCGAACTGCTGACGAAGGGGGCCATGGGCGGCCAGCTCTTCTTCAGCACGGACGACTGCCGCAAGACGTACGAGACGCTGCTGGGCCGTGGCGTCGAGTTCACCGAGGAGCCCACCGAGCGCCCGTACGGCATCGACTGCGGCCTCCGCGACCCCTTCGGCAACAGCATCCGCTTCGCGCAGCTGAAGGGCTGAGCGCCGCTCGCTCCGGCGGCGGAAGGCGGTCGCCGCGTTGTCGGTGGCCGGGGGGGAGGGGCGGTCGCCGCACTGTCGGTGGCGGCATCTACGGTTCCGCCATGCCCTTTCCCCTCCCTGACGGTCTGCCCGCGGGCCGGGTCGCCGCGCGCGGACCGGCGCACATTTGGATCTCGGACGAATTCCCCGACGCCCTCGAAGAGTTGTGGCCCCAGCTGCTGAACGAGCACGAGGCCACGGGCCTGCTGCCGGTCCTGTGGCGGGCCGACGCCATCGGCGAGCCCCTGGACCCAGGGCTGGTCGATGCCATCCGGCTGGAGGACGTGCTGGCGGCGGACTTCGCCGAGTACCGGCGTCGGCGACTCCCGTTCTGGACGGACCCGACGCCGGTGGAGGTACCCGAGGACGTCGAGCCGTGGCCGCACGATCCGGGCCCGCCCTTCGAACAGTGGCCGGGACTGGCACCCGCGACGCCGGTCACGCCCGGCGCCCCGAAGCCCCGGCAGGCGGCCTCGGAAGCACCGGCCCGGCTCGCCGACACGGATTTCGGCGTGTTCGACTGCCGTCTCGTGCTCGTCCACGCCCGTCGTGGCAGCGACGCCCTGGCGTTGCTCGGCTGGCGCTCCGGCGCGCCCCTGCCGCTGCTCTGCGCCCTGCTGCGCAGCTGGGAGGAACGGTTCGGTGCGCACCTGATGGCCGTGTACGGCGGCCGGCTGCACGTCTCCGTCGCCCGACCGCCGGCCACGGCGGCGGCCGCGAACCTGCTCGCCCTGGAACATGTGCTGTCCACGGCGGACAACATCGTCGACGACCCGCCGACCCCGTTCCCCGAGTACGCGGCCGGCCTCGTGGGACGGGACCACTGGTCGTTCTGGTGGGACTAGGAGTCCGGACGCCGGGGCGTTGTCAGTGGTGGCAGGCAGGATGACGGGCATGACGACATCAGTTGCAGTGATCGTGGATGCCGCCGCCTACGCACAGGCCGTCGAGGACGCGGTGAAGGCTTCGGCCGCCTATTACACGGGCGGCACGTCGGTCCTCGACGACGACACCTACGACCGGCTCGTGCGGGGCATCGCGGCGTGGGAGGCCGAGCATCCGGACCGGA from Streptomyces sp. DSM 40750 includes these protein-coding regions:
- a CDS encoding glyceraldehyde-3-phosphate dehydrogenase, with amino-acid sequence MTVNEDSFTNWKHREEIAESMIPIIGKLHRERDVTVLLHSRSLVNKSVVSILKTHRFARQIAGVELSVTDTLPFLQALTTLDLGPSQIDIGLLAEVHRADDRGLTIAEFTAEAVAGATGANKIEGGEGRDVVLYGFGRIGRLVARLLIEKAGSGNGLRLRAIVVRGGGDQDIVKRASLLRRDSIHGQFQGTITVDEANSTIVANGNTIKVIYANDPSEVDYTAYGIKNAILIDNTGKWRDREGLSTHLRPGIDKVVLTAPGKGDVPNIVHGVNHDTIKPDEQILSCASCTTNAIVPPLKAMDDEFGVLRGHVETVHSFTNDQNLLDNYHKSDRRGRSAPLNMVITETGAASAVAKALPDLKAPITGSSIRVPVPDVSIAILSLRLGRETDREEVLDYLRNVSLTSPLKRQIDFTNAPDSVSSDFIGSRHASIVDAGATKVDGDNAILYLWYDNEFGYSCQVIRVVQHVSGVEYPTYPSPAV
- a CDS encoding endonuclease gives rise to the protein MTTAELFAHTESDYLSQLTRAAERYANRTGERERTRELLRTRGVLYADEPERVDKRLARLGADWSLARAIEREPSEPVTAAGSTLRLPPENFGSDVLGLERLIGRNNLTPVAFLEEGALVSRSVGRITISGPGAGHGTGFLVSPSLLLTNNHVLGSQEEARRSVVAFSLQAGIDGHPLTPAVFPLEPHRFFVTDRALDFSLVAVAERGAGGEALSSFGRLTLSEALGKVVIGEFVNIIQHPRGEPKQLALRENQVVDILDRFMHYESDTREGSSGSPVLNDQWEVVALHHSAVPKTDDEGRPLSVDGTVWTPDMGDDRLAWKANEGVRISRVLRALHELTLTGAAARLRDEVFSAGTTAGPAPAPVESVPPTPTPSDDGAAALPVPDGARAYMTDGTAHLTLPLRISVGLDASAFPVATVTAPPAGLTPTAPPPARRPDVAFAVERDVNAALVNHRLARERPYYDRAADTAARDAYYADIGTADGDALRRALTELLTRTHSPRPRYKPIRLVYPWVDLHRDGRLRSIYSGEDFSAEEFIRADAAVEAARMARIQELFLREGTAGPAEFEAEFDALEASMPFNCEHVVPQSWFLKREPMRGDLHHLFACEVGCNSYRDNFPYFDFADFSDFAEEIRDGCGMREDVGFEPKAGKGAVSRATLYFLLRYPKQVGDTPREFPENRLPTLLAWHVNEPVTEYELHRNAAIAELQGNRNPLIDHPDWAEKIDFSGVWP
- a CDS encoding VOC family protein is translated as MFTAITHSQIYVLDQDAALDFYVGKLGLEVNTDVDLGFMRWLTVNVPGHPERQILLEKPGPPALSEETAEQVRELLTKGAMGGQLFFSTDDCRKTYETLLGRGVEFTEEPTERPYGIDCGLRDPFGNSIRFAQLKG
- a CDS encoding DUF4253 domain-containing protein, giving the protein MPFPLPDGLPAGRVAARGPAHIWISDEFPDALEELWPQLLNEHEATGLLPVLWRADAIGEPLDPGLVDAIRLEDVLAADFAEYRRRRLPFWTDPTPVEVPEDVEPWPHDPGPPFEQWPGLAPATPVTPGAPKPRQAASEAPARLADTDFGVFDCRLVLVHARRGSDALALLGWRSGAPLPLLCALLRSWEERFGAHLMAVYGGRLHVSVARPPATAAAANLLALEHVLSTADNIVDDPPTPFPEYAAGLVGRDHWSFWWD
- a CDS encoding helix-turn-helix domain-containing protein, giving the protein MSRASEESNRRMLRARDAMDRAYAQPLDVPALARIAHVSEAHFTRTFRATFGETPHRYLQRRRVERAMFLLRETDRSVTDICFEVGFGSPGTFSRTFRDIVGRSPREYRKEAVAVAVPTCFAKAWMRLSD